In one window of Tellurirhabdus rosea DNA:
- a CDS encoding four helix bundle protein, translated as MVPVRIDKGEFADGVEKRLKAFMLRCVQVFRSLPPSFEAQHFGKQLLRCASSSAANYRAVRRARSQNEFFAKISIVVEELDEALFWLETLIETTIIPETRLSDLIDEGTQLLRLLAKSRNKAKNA; from the coding sequence ATGGTACCGGTCAGAATTGACAAAGGTGAATTCGCTGATGGAGTTGAAAAGCGCCTGAAAGCGTTCATGCTGCGTTGTGTTCAGGTCTTTCGCTCACTCCCTCCCTCATTTGAAGCACAGCATTTTGGAAAACAACTCCTTCGCTGTGCTTCATCCTCTGCTGCCAATTACCGGGCCGTCCGGCGGGCGCGTAGTCAGAATGAATTTTTCGCCAAAATCAGTATTGTGGTTGAAGAATTGGATGAGGCGCTGTTTTGGCTGGAAACTCTAATTGAAACCACAATTATACCCGAAACCCGTTTGAGCGATTTGATCGATGAGGGGACACAGTTGTTAAGATTGTTGGCAAAATCCCGTAACAAGGCAAAAAATGCCTGA
- a CDS encoding HAD hydrolase-like protein — protein MYKFIAFDFDGTLADSKEVFARAYNQVAEKHRFRKIDADNVEELRKLPIRQRFDFLKIPFYKIPFIAPQFLAAYRAMLPNVTLIHGIRELLESLTAEGYRLAIISSNSEPIIRDFLRTHGIDSIQDIYCSQNIFGKDRVIRKFMNHHGLKPSELLYVGDEQRDIVACHRNTVAVVWVSWGYDRKDSLGPEMPQALVDSPAELLQFLRK, from the coding sequence ATGTACAAGTTCATTGCCTTCGACTTCGATGGCACGCTGGCTGATTCAAAAGAGGTTTTTGCCAGAGCCTACAACCAGGTGGCCGAGAAGCACCGTTTCCGGAAAATTGACGCCGACAACGTGGAGGAACTGCGCAAACTACCCATCCGGCAGCGCTTTGATTTTCTGAAAATCCCGTTTTACAAGATTCCGTTTATTGCCCCGCAGTTTCTGGCGGCCTACCGCGCCATGCTGCCGAACGTTACCCTGATTCACGGCATCCGCGAGCTGCTGGAAAGCCTGACGGCGGAAGGGTACCGGCTGGCGATCATTTCGTCCAATTCCGAGCCGATCATCCGGGATTTTCTGCGCACCCACGGCATCGACTCCATTCAGGACATTTATTGCTCCCAGAATATTTTTGGAAAAGACCGCGTGATCCGGAAGTTCATGAACCACCACGGCCTTAAACCGTCCGAACTGCTTTACGTCGGCGACGAACAGCGCGACATTGTCGCCTGCCACCGGAATACGGTAGCCGTGGTCTGGGTCAGCTGGGGCTACGACCGGAAGGACAGCCTCGGACCGGAAATGCCGCAGGCGCTGGTCGATTCCCCCGCCGAACTGCTGCAATTCCTGCGGAAATAA
- a CDS encoding Gfo/Idh/MocA family protein translates to MQKIKVGVVGTGFIGPAHIEALRRLPNVEVAALCEVSQELAESKAAQLGIERAYTFEELLKQEDIQAVHICTPNFLHYNQSKAALEAGKHVICEKPLAKDLHEAEELVQLAAKSGLVNAVHFNLRYYPLARQMKVMREKGELGEVYSIIGSYLQDWLFYETDYNWRLEPDKSGDSRAIADIGSHLMDIIEYITGLKTVAVMADFNTIHKTRKKPLKPVETYSGKMLQPEDYADVPINTEDHANVLLRFDNGNRGVITVSQVSAGRKNQMKLEIAGSKKTFAWNSEAPNEMWIGNRDGFNENLMRDPALVHAEARSVISFPGGHNEGFPDTSKQMFKEVYEAIAAGKQPENPTFPTFADGYRELLICEKILESNRKQGWISIE, encoded by the coding sequence ATGCAGAAAATTAAAGTTGGCGTAGTGGGTACGGGCTTCATCGGGCCTGCCCATATCGAAGCCCTCCGTCGCTTGCCGAATGTTGAAGTTGCCGCCCTGTGCGAAGTGAGTCAGGAACTGGCCGAGAGCAAAGCCGCGCAGCTCGGGATCGAACGCGCCTACACGTTTGAAGAACTGCTCAAGCAGGAGGATATTCAGGCCGTACACATCTGTACGCCCAACTTCCTGCACTACAACCAGTCGAAAGCCGCGCTGGAGGCCGGGAAGCACGTCATCTGCGAAAAGCCGCTGGCCAAGGACCTGCACGAAGCCGAGGAACTGGTGCAGCTGGCCGCCAAATCCGGGCTGGTCAACGCCGTGCACTTCAACCTGCGCTACTACCCGCTGGCCCGCCAGATGAAGGTCATGCGCGAGAAGGGCGAACTGGGCGAGGTGTACAGCATCATCGGTTCGTACCTTCAGGACTGGCTGTTCTACGAAACGGACTACAACTGGCGTCTGGAACCGGACAAGTCGGGCGACTCGCGCGCGATTGCCGACATCGGTTCGCACCTGATGGACATCATCGAATACATCACGGGCCTGAAAACGGTGGCGGTGATGGCCGATTTCAACACGATTCACAAAACCCGCAAGAAGCCGCTGAAGCCGGTCGAGACGTATTCGGGCAAGATGCTGCAGCCGGAGGACTACGCCGACGTGCCCATCAACACCGAAGACCACGCCAACGTGCTGCTGCGCTTCGACAACGGCAACCGGGGCGTCATCACGGTATCGCAGGTGTCGGCGGGCCGCAAGAACCAGATGAAACTGGAAATTGCCGGTTCGAAGAAAACCTTCGCCTGGAACTCGGAGGCGCCGAACGAAATGTGGATCGGCAACCGCGACGGCTTTAACGAAAACCTGATGCGCGACCCGGCCCTGGTGCATGCCGAAGCCCGCTCGGTCATCTCGTTCCCCGGCGGCCACAACGAAGGTTTCCCCGACACCTCGAAGCAGATGTTCAAGGAGGTTTACGAGGCCATCGCCGCCGGCAAACAGCCCGAAAACCCGACCTTCCCAACCTTCGCCGACGGCTACCGCGAACTGCTCATCTGCGAAAAAATCCTGGAATCGAACAGGAAGCAGGGCTGGATTTCGATTGAGTGA
- a CDS encoding BlaI/MecI/CopY family transcriptional regulator, whose product MKLSPAEETLMQHLWSRERAFMKDLLDAYDDPKPAATTVATLLKRMLDKGVIGYREYGNSREYYPLITRQAYFSRHVNHLIRNFFGNSAAQFASFFATETDLSASELEELKQVIEDELKRKKP is encoded by the coding sequence ATGAAACTTTCACCGGCGGAAGAGACCCTGATGCAGCACCTCTGGAGTCGCGAGCGCGCCTTCATGAAAGACCTGCTGGATGCCTACGACGACCCGAAACCGGCGGCTACGACCGTGGCTACCCTGCTCAAGCGCATGCTCGACAAGGGCGTGATCGGCTACCGCGAATACGGCAACTCCCGAGAATATTACCCGCTCATTACCCGGCAAGCCTATTTTTCCCGGCACGTCAACCACCTGATCCGCAACTTCTTCGGCAACTCGGCGGCGCAGTTTGCTTCGTTCTTTGCCACCGAAACCGACCTGTCGGCCAGCGAACTGGAAGAGTTGAAGCAAGTCATTGAGGACGAACTGAAACGGAAAAAACCATGA
- a CDS encoding NADP-dependent malic enzyme encodes MEKKIRREDALEYHAKGRPGKIEVIPTKETNTQRDLTLAYSPGVAEPCLEIAANVEDVYKYTAKGNLVAVISNGTAVLGLGDIGPEAGKPVMEGKGLLFKIYADIDVFDIELNTKNVDEFVRTVKILEPTFGGVNLEDIKAPECFEIEERLKKELNIPVMHDDQHGTAIISAAALLNALELVGKNIADVKIVVNGAGASAISCTKLYVSLGASVENVVMCDSKGVIRASRTDLDERKALFATSRDLNTLEEALVGADVFIGLSKGNVVSQDMVRSMADHAIVFAMANPTPEISYPEAVAAREDIIMATGRSDYPNQVNNVLGFPFIFRGALDVRATEINEAMKLAAVHALADLAKKPVPDIVNLAYGEANLMFGRNYIIPKPVDPRLLVTVAPAVAKAAMDSGVAKQPITDWEAYELQLARRLGQDNQISRVILNKAKSSPKRVVFADAENLKVLKAAQQVRDEGIAFPILLGEQAKIQAIIRDAKLDLGDIPILDPRSPEQSGLVDRFAELFYGKRKRKGVNATEARKLMYYRNYFGAMMVETGEADALISGLTRSYPDTIRPALQIIGKEPGVKKVAGMYILLTKRGPLFFSDTTVNFNPTAEEIVEITEITARAVERFNIKPRIALVTYSNFGSAKGEDGEKMNRAVEILQQKHPDMIVDGEIQAHLAFNTELLRQNHPFSKLVDEGANTLIFPNLSASNIAYNLMSEAAGFDAIGPILLGLRKPVHVLQLGSSEREIVNMVAIAVVEAQGK; translated from the coding sequence ATGGAGAAAAAAATCCGCCGGGAAGACGCCCTCGAATACCACGCGAAGGGGCGTCCGGGTAAAATTGAAGTCATTCCTACCAAAGAAACCAATACGCAGCGCGACCTGACGCTGGCCTACTCGCCGGGGGTTGCCGAACCCTGTCTGGAAATTGCGGCCAACGTCGAGGACGTTTATAAATACACCGCCAAAGGCAACCTCGTCGCCGTTATTTCGAACGGTACGGCCGTCCTCGGGCTGGGCGACATCGGCCCGGAAGCCGGTAAGCCGGTCATGGAAGGCAAAGGACTGCTGTTCAAGATTTACGCCGATATCGATGTATTTGATATTGAACTGAATACCAAAAATGTCGATGAATTTGTCCGGACCGTCAAGATTCTGGAACCGACCTTCGGCGGCGTCAACCTCGAAGACATCAAAGCGCCGGAATGCTTCGAAATCGAAGAACGGCTGAAGAAAGAACTGAATATTCCCGTCATGCACGACGACCAGCACGGTACGGCCATTATCTCCGCCGCCGCCCTGCTGAACGCGCTCGAACTGGTCGGGAAAAATATCGCAGACGTCAAGATCGTCGTCAACGGGGCGGGTGCCTCGGCGATTTCCTGCACGAAGCTGTACGTCTCCCTCGGTGCCTCGGTCGAAAACGTGGTGATGTGCGACTCCAAAGGCGTCATCCGCGCCAGCCGGACGGACCTCGACGAGCGTAAAGCCCTTTTTGCCACCTCCCGCGACCTGAACACGCTGGAAGAAGCCCTCGTCGGGGCCGATGTCTTTATCGGCCTTTCGAAAGGAAACGTGGTTAGTCAGGACATGGTCCGCTCGATGGCCGACCACGCGATTGTGTTTGCGATGGCCAACCCGACGCCGGAAATCTCGTACCCCGAGGCCGTGGCCGCCCGCGAGGATATCATCATGGCTACGGGCCGTTCGGACTACCCGAACCAGGTGAACAACGTGCTGGGCTTCCCCTTCATTTTCCGGGGAGCGCTGGACGTGCGGGCCACCGAAATCAACGAAGCCATGAAGCTGGCGGCGGTGCACGCTCTGGCCGATCTGGCGAAGAAACCTGTTCCCGACATTGTCAATCTGGCCTACGGCGAGGCGAACCTGATGTTTGGTCGCAACTACATCATTCCCAAGCCCGTAGACCCGCGTCTGCTGGTGACGGTCGCTCCGGCGGTGGCAAAAGCCGCCATGGATTCCGGGGTCGCCAAACAGCCGATTACCGACTGGGAAGCCTACGAACTGCAACTGGCCCGCCGACTGGGCCAGGACAACCAGATTTCGCGGGTGATTCTGAACAAGGCCAAATCCAGCCCGAAGCGCGTGGTTTTTGCCGACGCCGAAAACCTGAAAGTGCTGAAAGCTGCCCAGCAGGTCCGCGACGAAGGCATTGCCTTCCCGATCCTGCTCGGCGAACAGGCCAAGATTCAGGCCATCATCCGGGACGCGAAACTGGACCTGGGCGATATTCCCATCCTGGACCCGCGCTCGCCGGAACAGTCGGGGCTGGTGGATCGCTTTGCGGAGCTGTTTTACGGCAAACGCAAGCGCAAAGGCGTGAACGCGACCGAAGCCCGCAAGCTGATGTACTACCGGAATTACTTCGGGGCGATGATGGTGGAAACGGGCGAAGCCGACGCCCTCATTTCGGGCCTGACCCGCAGCTATCCGGATACGATCCGCCCGGCGCTGCAGATCATCGGGAAAGAGCCCGGTGTCAAAAAAGTGGCCGGGATGTACATCCTGCTGACCAAACGCGGCCCGCTGTTCTTCTCGGACACGACGGTCAACTTCAACCCGACAGCCGAGGAAATCGTCGAGATCACGGAGATCACGGCCCGGGCGGTCGAGCGGTTCAACATCAAACCCCGGATTGCGCTGGTGACGTACTCAAACTTCGGCAGTGCCAAGGGCGAAGACGGCGAGAAGATGAACCGCGCCGTCGAGATTCTCCAGCAGAAACACCCGGATATGATCGTGGACGGCGAAATTCAGGCCCACCTGGCGTTCAACACCGAACTGCTGCGGCAGAACCACCCGTTCAGCAAACTCGTGGACGAAGGCGCCAACACGCTGATTTTCCCGAACCTGTCGGCCTCCAACATCGCCTACAACCTGATGTCCGAAGCCGCCGGGTTTGACGCCATCGGCCCGATCCTGCTCGGCCTCCGCAAACCCGTTCACGTACTCCAGCTCGGCTCCTCCGAACGCGAAATCGTCAACATGGTAGCCATCGCCGTCGTCGAAGCACAAGGGAAATAA
- a CDS encoding Uma2 family endonuclease: MSAPPKTYYTPEQYLEQERQSEYKSEYFRGEIFMMAGATPNHNRVKENLSGLTFLHLRGKSCRGFSSGQRLLVRENGLYTYPDYMVICGQNRYSDIRSDTVTNPVLIAEILSPSTESYDRGEKFKLYRALETLHEYVLLDSQKVRAEVFRKNENGFWYIASEADSPDGQIRLECIGLTLNMSDLYADTENLLPA; this comes from the coding sequence ATGAGCGCTCCTCCCAAAACCTATTACACGCCCGAGCAATACCTGGAGCAGGAACGACAGTCGGAGTACAAAAGCGAGTACTTCAGGGGAGAAATTTTCATGATGGCCGGCGCAACGCCTAATCACAACCGGGTAAAAGAGAATCTCTCCGGGTTGACTTTCCTGCATTTACGCGGCAAATCGTGCCGGGGCTTCTCCAGCGGCCAGCGGTTACTGGTGCGCGAAAATGGCCTGTACACCTATCCGGACTACATGGTCATCTGCGGCCAGAACCGCTACTCCGACATTCGAAGTGATACCGTTACGAACCCCGTTCTGATTGCGGAAATCCTTTCCCCGAGTACCGAAAGCTACGACCGCGGCGAAAAATTCAAATTATACCGCGCCCTGGAAACGCTTCACGAATACGTGCTGCTCGATTCGCAGAAAGTTAGGGCGGAGGTCTTTCGGAAGAATGAAAACGGCTTCTGGTATATCGCTTCCGAAGCCGATTCCCCGGACGGCCAAATCCGGCTGGAATGCATCGGCCTGACGTTGAACATGTCCGATTTGTACGCCGACACGGAGAACCTCTTACCCGCCTGA
- a CDS encoding MFS transporter: MTTLQVNQSRLFNASCFALITTAFSFSIRAGILPQLGTSFGLSAEQLGFINSMWFVGFPISMIIGGLVYYSVGPKIIMQVAFLCHALGILLTIYAGGYSTLLISTLFIGIGNGCTEAACNPMIADMYSGEKMNKMLNRFHMWFPGGIVIGSLISDFMTKAGLPWQAQIWVILIPTLIYAFLFFGQTFPTAKMAASTSLSSNFKAMLSPLYLFMFCCMALTAISEFGPQQWVGLIMAKSGAQPMWILALTTGLMAIGRFFGGPIIHRLDQTGVLLGGAVFAALGIYLFSTQTGAMAYVAAVFFALGVCYFWPTMVGFVAERIPASGALGMSIIGGVGMFSTSIFQPIIGGWIDAERAEKATSGLTGDALELAAGQATLMKMTSFPLILIVAFTLLFFWMRNRKAGRVDEKALAQQPQL; this comes from the coding sequence ATGACAACACTCCAGGTAAATCAAAGCCGGCTCTTTAACGCAAGCTGCTTTGCGCTTATCACGACGGCCTTCTCGTTTAGTATCCGGGCGGGGATTCTGCCGCAGCTAGGCACGTCCTTCGGGCTTTCGGCCGAGCAATTGGGTTTTATCAACTCCATGTGGTTCGTTGGGTTTCCCATTTCCATGATTATCGGTGGGCTGGTGTACTACTCGGTAGGGCCTAAAATCATCATGCAGGTGGCATTTCTCTGCCACGCCCTTGGCATTCTGCTGACCATCTACGCCGGCGGCTACTCGACCCTGCTCATTTCCACGCTGTTCATCGGGATTGGTAACGGCTGTACCGAAGCGGCCTGTAACCCGATGATCGCCGATATGTATTCCGGGGAGAAGATGAACAAGATGCTTAACCGCTTCCACATGTGGTTCCCGGGCGGGATTGTCATCGGTAGCCTTATCTCGGATTTCATGACCAAGGCCGGTCTGCCCTGGCAGGCTCAGATCTGGGTCATCCTGATTCCGACGCTGATCTATGCCTTCCTGTTCTTCGGACAAACCTTCCCGACGGCTAAAATGGCGGCTTCTACGTCCCTCTCCAGCAACTTCAAGGCGATGTTGAGCCCGCTGTACCTGTTTATGTTCTGCTGCATGGCCCTGACCGCCATCAGTGAGTTCGGTCCGCAGCAGTGGGTGGGTCTGATTATGGCCAAAAGCGGCGCGCAGCCCATGTGGATTCTGGCTCTGACCACCGGCCTGATGGCGATTGGCCGCTTCTTCGGCGGCCCTATCATCCACCGGCTCGACCAGACGGGCGTTCTGCTGGGCGGGGCTGTTTTCGCGGCTCTCGGTATTTACCTCTTCAGCACCCAGACCGGCGCGATGGCCTACGTGGCCGCGGTGTTCTTTGCACTGGGCGTTTGCTACTTCTGGCCCACGATGGTTGGTTTCGTCGCCGAGCGGATTCCGGCCAGCGGTGCTCTGGGTATGTCGATCATTGGTGGCGTAGGAATGTTCTCAACGTCCATCTTCCAGCCGATCATCGGTGGCTGGATCGATGCCGAGCGGGCTGAGAAAGCGACGTCCGGCCTGACAGGCGATGCCCTTGAGCTGGCCGCTGGACAGGCAACGCTGATGAAAATGACGTCTTTCCCGCTCATTCTTATTGTTGCCTTTACGCTGCTGTTCTTCTGGATGCGCAACCGCAAGGCCGGTCGCGTGGACGAGAAAGCGCTGGCCCAGCAGCCGCAGCTTTAA
- a CDS encoding DUF4385 domain-containing protein, which translates to MPREPFDYSLDYRKLDLRRHPELYRVGKGEQGVLLIQPYKSEILPFWRFKTPEIARESSEKIYQLFLDYKAKGDFVGMDMARKFLQMGVTRSRRYANHRTGQKYDGPVPDDQKGRSGAHGRETLPLDADPVKAESAAIFREKYLQAREDPDYQRMRKEWQETYG; encoded by the coding sequence ATGCCCCGCGAACCGTTTGACTATTCGCTTGACTACCGCAAGCTGGACCTGCGCCGCCACCCCGAACTGTACCGGGTTGGCAAGGGGGAGCAGGGCGTGTTGCTGATCCAGCCTTACAAGTCGGAAATCCTGCCGTTCTGGCGGTTCAAAACGCCCGAAATCGCCCGGGAGTCCTCCGAAAAGATCTACCAGCTGTTTCTGGACTATAAAGCCAAAGGCGATTTTGTCGGGATGGACATGGCCCGTAAGTTCCTCCAGATGGGCGTGACGCGCTCCCGCCGCTACGCCAACCACCGAACGGGACAGAAATACGACGGCCCCGTTCCGGACGACCAGAAAGGCCGCAGCGGAGCCCACGGCCGCGAAACACTACCCCTGGACGCCGACCCGGTCAAGGCCGAAAGCGCCGCCATCTTCCGCGAAAAGTACCTTCAGGCCCGCGAAGACCCGGACTACCAGCGCATGCGCAAAGAATGGCAGGAGACGTATGGTTGA
- a CDS encoding LytR/AlgR family response regulator transcription factor, which yields MFPLSQRQHLFFRLVAVPLAALLAAHVVFERQFPWQPGYRFPLPWFLTVATVMLSCWQVNAWLFQRLDRRLPFHKNPVRRLGWQGLLGGSLTLLTFLVVFPNAIRLYTGRWPSPTLLATGLVVCATIATLINGIFIGLYLLKTIYFQQQETAGALNAQLTAHPPRPAADRILLETGNRTLLLRPEEIAYFYSSSGVVLLVKSDGQQITTHYKAFSGLADLLPETLFFQLNRQYIAGLHAIRSVDEEVNRKLTVHLAPALNRQHRTEPVAVSRYRSAELKKWLAQALPA from the coding sequence ATGTTTCCGCTTTCACAGCGACAGCACCTGTTTTTCCGGCTCGTGGCCGTTCCGCTGGCCGCGCTGCTGGCGGCCCATGTCGTGTTTGAGCGGCAGTTTCCGTGGCAGCCCGGCTACCGTTTTCCGCTGCCCTGGTTTCTGACCGTGGCTACGGTAATGCTCAGCTGCTGGCAGGTCAATGCGTGGCTGTTTCAGCGACTCGACCGGCGACTGCCGTTTCACAAAAACCCCGTTCGCCGCCTTGGCTGGCAGGGACTGCTGGGCGGCTCCCTGACACTGCTGACCTTCCTTGTCGTCTTTCCAAATGCCATTCGGCTGTATACGGGTCGTTGGCCCTCTCCGACCCTGCTCGCTACGGGTCTGGTTGTCTGCGCCACGATTGCCACCCTCATCAACGGCATTTTTATCGGCTTATACCTGCTCAAAACCATCTACTTCCAGCAGCAGGAAACCGCCGGGGCGCTCAACGCGCAACTGACGGCCCATCCGCCCCGGCCCGCCGCCGACCGCATTCTGCTCGAAACCGGCAACCGGACCCTGCTGCTCCGTCCCGAAGAGATTGCTTACTTCTATTCGAGCAGCGGGGTCGTGCTGCTCGTCAAAAGCGACGGGCAGCAGATCACCACCCATTACAAGGCTTTCTCCGGGCTGGCGGACCTCCTGCCCGAGACCCTTTTCTTTCAGCTCAATCGGCAGTACATCGCCGGTCTCCACGCCATCCGGTCGGTAGATGAGGAGGTCAACCGCAAGCTCACCGTCCACCTAGCCCCCGCCCTGAACCGCCAGCATCGGACCGAACCGGTGGCAGTCAGCCGGTACCGGAGCGCGGAACTGAAAAAGTGGCTTGCCCAGGCCCTGCCCGCCTGA
- a CDS encoding Gfo/Idh/MocA family protein, with translation MGMVGGGLDAFIGAVHRRAAAFDNEIELVCGVFSQSPEKSKAAGHAFYLPEDRVYASFEEMIQREKELPEDVRMDFISIVTPNHMHFPPAKMALENGFHVICDKPMTLNLEEARELAEIVKKSGLVFGLTHNYTGYPMVKEARDMVRSGKLGAIRKVVVEYPQGWLSKFEEGNDYKQAIWRTDPTKSGAAGCMGDIGTHAENLAEYITGLKISELCADLTTFVPGRQLDDDGNVLLRFDNGAKGVLHASQISNGEENSLKIFVYGELGGLEWHQMEPNTLKFKSQEDQRIIRPKVNALSAAANAHVRVPAGHPEGFFEAFANIYRNFAFAVKAHMNGQQPDPLYDFPGVEDGVRGLAFIDTVITSSQSDEKWTKFIH, from the coding sequence ATGGGCATGGTCGGCGGCGGACTGGATGCCTTCATCGGCGCCGTTCATCGCCGGGCCGCTGCCTTCGACAACGAAATTGAACTTGTCTGTGGCGTCTTTAGCCAGTCGCCCGAAAAATCAAAAGCTGCCGGCCACGCGTTTTACCTGCCCGAAGACCGGGTCTACGCTAGTTTTGAAGAGATGATTCAGCGGGAGAAGGAGCTGCCCGAGGACGTTCGCATGGATTTTATCTCCATCGTGACGCCCAACCACATGCACTTCCCGCCCGCCAAAATGGCCCTCGAAAACGGTTTCCACGTCATCTGCGACAAGCCCATGACGCTGAATCTGGAAGAAGCCAGAGAACTGGCCGAAATCGTGAAGAAGTCCGGGCTGGTGTTTGGCCTGACGCACAACTATACCGGCTATCCGATGGTGAAGGAAGCCCGCGACATGGTTCGCAGTGGCAAACTGGGAGCCATCCGGAAGGTGGTCGTGGAATATCCGCAGGGCTGGCTGTCGAAGTTCGAAGAAGGCAACGATTACAAACAGGCCATCTGGCGGACCGACCCGACCAAATCGGGCGCGGCGGGCTGTATGGGCGACATCGGCACGCACGCCGAAAACCTGGCCGAATACATCACCGGCCTCAAAATCAGCGAACTCTGCGCCGACCTGACGACCTTCGTGCCGGGCCGCCAGCTCGACGACGATGGGAACGTGCTCCTCCGTTTCGACAATGGCGCGAAGGGCGTGCTGCACGCTTCCCAGATTTCGAACGGGGAAGAAAACTCCCTCAAAATCTTTGTCTACGGCGAACTGGGCGGTCTGGAGTGGCACCAGATGGAGCCGAACACGCTCAAGTTCAAGTCGCAGGAAGACCAGCGGATCATCCGGCCGAAGGTAAATGCGCTCTCGGCCGCGGCCAACGCCCATGTCCGGGTACCGGCCGGTCACCCCGAAGGCTTTTTCGAGGCGTTTGCCAACATCTACCGCAACTTCGCCTTCGCCGTGAAAGCGCACATGAACGGCCAGCAGCCCGACCCGCTGTACGATTTCCCCGGCGTGGAAGACGGCGTCCGCGGCCTCGCATTCATCGACACCGTAATCACCTCCAGCCAGTCGGATGAGAAGTGGACGAAGTTTATTCATTAA
- a CDS encoding sensor histidine kinase codes for MTPFPSGDLLDNLPLDQQALYFRQLLQTTPCAVIAYSSVRDQNGEITDFETVFFNQAYQDLTTVSAEDNHRLSLRTRFPDETFPGLFRKYKELVDSGIDTREERYYHHLDRWFDVSCSKFKDGFLLVSYDITSRKIAQIQAQQQADLLDGVLKNSLHSLSAFDAIRDESGAIVDFRITLTNPATLALFPESRWPGMTEEKMKSLTHLQLMPHTRENGIFQQMIEVVESGTSTRFSKDYPEYGMSLEYSANKFGDGLIIGIIDITALRRYQFQLEATNAALRQSNESLQQFAYVASHDLQEPLRKIQAFGDILANRYGPELNADGQDVIRRMQSAAERMTVLIQDLLAYSRVTLIQRTLAPVDLNTLVQEVLTDLDFMIREKNARVDVAALPTLPGDRMQFRQLFQNLISNALKFVRPGVLPVVTLTTEERVSFRQEPRLPKSGQLFYKISITDNGIGIDEQYLERIFQLFQRLHGRQEYSGTGIGLAICRKVVENHHGFLWVTSQKGEGSTFCVCLPASGS; via the coding sequence ATGACTCCATTCCCATCCGGAGACTTACTTGACAATCTCCCCCTTGACCAACAGGCGCTGTATTTCCGGCAGCTTCTGCAGACTACGCCCTGCGCCGTCATTGCTTACTCCAGTGTTCGGGATCAAAACGGAGAAATCACCGATTTTGAGACTGTTTTTTTCAATCAGGCGTATCAGGACCTGACCACGGTGAGTGCGGAAGACAACCACCGGCTGAGCCTGCGCACGCGCTTTCCGGATGAAACGTTTCCCGGCCTTTTCAGGAAATACAAAGAGCTGGTCGATTCCGGAATAGACACGCGGGAGGAACGTTACTACCACCATCTGGACAGATGGTTTGATGTTTCGTGCTCGAAGTTCAAAGACGGTTTTCTGCTCGTTTCGTACGACATCACCTCCCGCAAAATCGCTCAGATACAGGCCCAGCAGCAGGCCGACCTGCTCGACGGCGTGCTGAAAAACTCCCTCCACAGCCTTTCGGCCTTTGACGCCATCCGGGATGAAAGCGGCGCTATCGTCGATTTCCGGATTACGCTCACCAACCCCGCCACGCTGGCCCTGTTCCCGGAATCCCGTTGGCCGGGCATGACGGAAGAGAAAATGAAAAGTCTCACCCACCTGCAACTAATGCCGCACACGCGGGAAAACGGGATTTTTCAGCAGATGATCGAGGTGGTGGAGAGCGGCACTTCAACCCGTTTCTCCAAAGATTATCCTGAATACGGCATGTCGCTGGAATACAGCGCCAACAAGTTCGGCGACGGCCTGATCATCGGCATCATCGACATTACGGCCCTGCGCCGGTACCAGTTCCAGCTCGAAGCGACCAACGCGGCGCTCCGGCAGTCCAACGAAAGCCTGCAGCAGTTTGCGTATGTGGCGTCCCACGATTTGCAGGAACCGCTGCGGAAAATTCAGGCGTTCGGCGATATTCTGGCCAATCGCTACGGTCCGGAGCTGAACGCGGACGGGCAGGACGTCATCCGCCGCATGCAGTCGGCCGCCGAGCGCATGACGGTGCTGATTCAGGATTTGCTGGCTTACTCCCGGGTGACGCTCATTCAGCGCACCCTCGCCCCGGTTGACCTCAACACCCTCGTTCAGGAAGTGCTGACTGACCTGGATTTCATGATTCGGGAAAAGAACGCCCGCGTAGACGTTGCCGCTTTGCCGACCCTGCCCGGCGACCGGATGCAGTTCCGACAGCTTTTCCAGAACCTGATTTCCAACGCGTTGAAGTTTGTCAGGCCCGGTGTTCTGCCGGTGGTGACCCTTACGACCGAGGAGCGGGTGAGCTTCCGGCAGGAGCCGAGGCTGCCCAAATCCGGCCAGCTTTTTTACAAAATCAGCATCACCGACAACGGCATCGGCATTGATGAACAGTACCTCGAACGGATTTTCCAGCTCTTTCAGCGCCTGCACGGGCGGCAGGAATACAGCGGCACCGGCATCGGACTGGCCATCTGCCGGAAAGTCGTGGAAAACCACCACGGCTTCCTCTGGGTAACGAGCCAGAAAGGCGAAGGCTCGACGTTCTGCGTCTGCCTGCCGGCCAGTGGGAGTTAA